Proteins encoded within one genomic window of Macaca fascicularis isolate 582-1 chromosome 16, T2T-MFA8v1.1:
- the CCL15 gene encoding C-C motif chemokine 15 has translation MKVSVALLSCLMLVAALGSQAQVTNDAETEFMSKLLLKNPVVLSSFHLATDCCISYISQSIPCSLMKSYFETSSECSKPGVIFLTKKGRQVCAKPSGPGVQNCMKKLKS, from the exons ATGAAGGTCTCCGtggctctcctctcctgcctcatgCTTGTTGCTGCCCTTGGATCCCAGGCCCAGGTTACAAATG ATGCAGAGACAGAGTTCATGTCAAAGCTTCTACTGAAAAATCCAGTAGTTCTGAGCA GCTTTCACCTTGCTACTGACTGCTGCATCTCCTACATCTCACAAAGCATCCCGTGTTCACTcatgaaaagttattttgaaaCGAGCAGCGAGTGCTCCAAGCCGGGTGTCAT CTTCCTCACCAAGAAGGGGCGACAAGTCTGTGCCAAACCCAGTGGTCCGGGAGTTCAGAATTGCATGAAAAAGCTGAAGTCCTAa
- the LOC102134512 gene encoding C-C motif chemokine 23, with protein sequence MKVSVAVLSCLMLVTALGSQAQVTNDAETGFMMSKLSLANSEVLDSFHAINADCCTSYIPGSIPCSLLESYLETSSKCPKPGVIFLTKNGRRLCVSPSNKQVLACRIMLKLATRIKARKN encoded by the exons ATGAAGGTCTCCGTGGCTGTCCTCTCCTGCCTCATGCTTGTTACTGCCCTTGGATCCCAGGCCCAGGTCACAAATG ATGCAGAGACAGGGTTCATGATGTCAAAGCTTTCACTGGCAAATTCAGAAGTTCTGGACA GCTTTCACGCTATTAATGCTGACTGCTGCACCTCCTACATCCCAGGAAGCATCCCGTGTTCACTCTTGGAGAGTTACCTTGAAACAAGCAGCAAGTGCCCCAAGCCGGGTGTCAT CTTCCTCACCAAGAACGGGCGACGTTTATGTGTCAGTCCCAGTAATAAGCAAGTTCTGGCTTGCAGGATAATGCTGAAGCTGGCCACACGGATCAAGGCCAGGAAGAACTGA